A genomic window from Silene latifolia isolate original U9 population chromosome Y, ASM4854445v1, whole genome shotgun sequence includes:
- the LOC141627187 gene encoding uncharacterized protein LOC141627187: MYSKGDACSTCCRNCFLMHRKKHDICSFFKIMFAETFDKLLVLPPIFAKKLKSLEGRKMTLEDSNRRTWDVLLSDVEGALAFQKGWRNFALDHNIERCDLLVFCHVGNSRFLVEIYGRSGCQKKVTGMNKNRTEATKTSLPKKRPSQSFHEQSAPKRHKSSYAFPGPNIDVTPRPKNVHVVKDRPIVFPVSEPMVESSFPEPVMESSFRTNRDKNMLNGISVAETHIESCSMVNREKKRPKMIPVPEALVDPCTMTNRDKSRPNVVQLDESLVEPCFMTTRDENFTVEDDRKCLFELSVFEMPGKLSTIDKEDETNYLLDFPVYDLPENEAGAGRSGGPLLLGSGTSENTVTEIAEKKTTINRDTVKDYILNKSAFEMPENEAGAKRSGGSLLLGPGTSENTVTEITDKKTTINRDDVKDYILNKSTFEMPENEYANASNKCQLHENLQYQEPDHYQNAESEAALINFPRCQITERKTKIEASDVDLPADTIMPLNFIFPKTAELSAVSGSCQNLMLNNQETRSYQQKVCGHTKDQSFLGASSSVSEQNYGDLEGNNIIHIKQESSKFKEFKQDLCGHATKNTVKIEESVNKIVKLEPVECDASATAVKVICSDSQDYLELPEPLPVAFVTTKSTIKFNQQLLFLRDPHKRLWPVIYHRPYGLQVLASGWKSFMKANYIGRSDQCSFTLEDSLENTCNVQIDYLSQD, from the exons ATGTACTCCAAGGGGGATGCTTGTTCTACTTGCTGCCGAAACTGTTTCCTAATGCATAGGAAAAAACATGATATTTGTTCATTTTTCAAAATCATGTTTGCTGAGACGTTCGATAAACTCCTG GTTTTGCCTCCTATATTCGCAAAAAAACTTAAGTCATTGGAGGGAAGAAAGATGACCCTTGAGGATTCTAACAGGCGAACTTGGGATGTCCTTTTGTCTGACGTGGAAGGCGCTCTTGCCTTTCAAAAAGGCTGGCGTAACTTTGCCTTAGATCACAACATTGAGAGGTGTGATTTGCTGGTGTTTTGTCATGTCGGTAACTCGCGTTTTCTTGTTGAAATTTATGGTAGAAGTGGGTGTCAAAAGAAGGTCACTGGGATGAACAAAAATAGAACTGAAGCTACTAAAACTTCTCTTCCTAAGAAACGCCCTTCCCAATCCTTCCATGAACAATCAGCTCCAAAAAGGCATAAGAGCTCTTATGCTTTTCCTGGACCAAACATCGATGTCACCCCAAGGCCCAAAAATGTTCATGTTGTAAAAGACAGGCCCATAGTGTTTCCGGTCTCTGAACCTATGGTGGAGTCGAGCTTCCCTGAACCTGTAATGGAGTCGAGCTTCAGGACTAACAGAGACAAGAATATGCTCAATGGGATCTCAGTGGCTGAGACTCATATCGAGTCATGCTCTATGGTTAACAGAGAAAAAAAGAGGCCTAAAATGATTCCAGTCCCCGAAGCTCTGGTGGACCCATGTACCATGACTAACCGAGATAAAAGTAGGCCCAATGTGGTCCAGCTAGATGAGAGTCTCGTGGAGCCTTGCTTCATGACTACCCGAGACGAAAATTTTACCGTAGAAGATGATCGGAAGTGTCTATTTGAACTGTCGGTCTTCGAGATGCCTGGCAAGTTATCAACAATTGACAAGGAAGATGAAACAAACTATCTACTAGACTTTCCCGTCTATGACTTACCTGAAAATGAAGCTGGTGCTGGTAGAAGCGGTGGACCCCTCCTGCTAGGATCAGGCACATCTGAAAATACTGTCACTGAAATTGCAGAGAAAAAGACAACCATTAACAGAGACACTGTGAAAGACTATATTCTTAATAAGTCTGCCTTTGAGATGCCTGAAAATGAAGCTGGTGCTAAAAGAAGCGGTGGATCGCTCCTGCTAGGACCAGGGACATCTGAGAATACTGTCACTGAGATTAcagacaaaaagacaaccattAACAGAGACGACGTGAAAGACTATATACTTAATAAGTCTACCTTTGAGATGCCTGAAAATGAATATGCAAATGCAAGTAATAAATGTCAACTTCATGAAAATCTACAGTATCAAGAGCCTGACCACTATCAGAATGCTGAGAGTGAAGCTGCTTTGATCAATTTTCCGCGCTGCCAAATCACAGAAAGAAAAACCAAAATAGAAGCGTCAG ATGTCGACTTGCCTGCTGACACAATCATGCCTTTGAACTTTATATTTCCGAAAACCGCTGAATTGTCAGCTGTTTCAGGCTCTT GTCAGAATTTGATGCTAAACAATCAGGAAACTAGGTCGTACCAACAAAAAGTCTGTGGTCATACAAAGGATCAAAGTTTTCTTGGTGCTAGTTCTTCTGTCAGTGAGCAGAATTACGGAGATCTTGAAG GCAATAATATAATACACATCAAGCAAGAATCCagcaagttcaaagagttcaaacaaGACCTTTGTGGGCATGCGACCAAGAACACGGTGAAAATTGAAGAGAGTGTGAACAAAATTGTCAAGTTAGAACCAGTAGAATGTGATGCATCTGCAACTGCTGTCAAAGTTATATGCTCAGACAGCCAAGATTACCTC GAGCTGCCTGAGCCGTTACCTGTGGCTTTCGTGACAACTAAATCAACTATAAAGTTTAATCAGCAGCTATTGTTTCTTCGGGATCCCCATAAGCGACTTTGGCCTGTTATTTACCACCGCCCATATGGGTTGCAGGTTCTGGCAAGCGGGTGGAAATCATTTATGAAAGCTAACTACATTGGACGTAGCGATCAATGTAGTTTCACTCTCGAAGACAGTTTGGAAAACACATGCAATGTTCAGATTGACTATCTTAGCCAAGATTAG